One Setaria viridis chromosome 5, Setaria_viridis_v4.0, whole genome shotgun sequence genomic region harbors:
- the LOC117856942 gene encoding uncharacterized protein yields MARALLLRIARCYPPLPTSSALSQPRPLPPPLLRRQAPSPLRFVPAFSLPASSVSTSSDAPSDGGGGRKGEEDGAEGGGYVDYLGMSDEELMGQCEMGTFKASGPGGQHRNKRESAVRLKHRPTGIIAQAVEDRSQHMNRASALSRLRTLIALKVRRPINLEDYTPPVELLQILPLKSTIRGKDVGPQIGPNNSKFSPGMQALLDLLFAVEGSVSDAAKILGLSTGALSRLILSDDSLRTAANELRASKGLKPLR; encoded by the exons ATGGCTCGAGCGCTGCTCCTGCGAATAGCCCGATGCTACCCGCCTCTCCCGACCTCATCCGCGCTCTCCCAGCCgcggcccctgccgccgccgctgctccgccgccagGCGCCCTCCCCGCTCCGCTTCGTCCCCGCCTTCTCACTCCCCGCCTCGTCCGTGTCCACCAGCTCGGATGCTCCcagcgacggcgggggcggccgcaAGGGGGAAGAGGAtggcgcggagggcggcggctaCGTCGACTACTTGGGGATGAGCGACGAGGAGCTCATGGGGCAGTGCGAGATGGGCACGTTCAAGGCGTCCGGCCCCGGCGGCCAGCACCGCAACAAGCGCGAGTCCGCCGTCCGGCTAAAGCACCGCCCCACCGGCATCATCGCCCAG GCTGTGGAGGATCGGTCACAACATATGAATCGAGCATCTGCTTTGTCTCGGCTTCGAACCCTGATTGCTCTTAAAG TTAGGAGGCCAATAAACCTTGAGGACTACACTCCACCAGTTGAGCTTCTTCAGATATTGCCCCTAAAGTCCACCATACGAGGAAAAGATGTTGGGCcccaaattggtccaaataactcAAAATTTTCTCCA GGAATGCAAGCTTTATTAGATCTGCTGTTTGCTGTTGAAGGTTCTGTATCAGATGCAGCAAAGATTCTAGG CCTAAGTACTGGTGCTTTGTCAAGATTGATTCTGTCAGATGACTCTCTCCGGACAGCTGCAAATGAACTGCGAGCTTCAAAG GGACTGAAGCCTCTAAGATGA
- the LOC117856557 gene encoding uncharacterized protein, whose protein sequence is MAAGHLQARLAHCGVRSGNARAQRGRQRQRCMVPTVAAGGSPALLAFTPEQQRPPPGLACLLANRGEAAAGVGTEQGGEGRGSDRVDVSPRPRFPPHPEVRATRTRGPQRTGGVLSWDRHQEGPCRVGGGEASALSPHTPRDLAARDGAYGAAATAALAGFVALLYLNKDTKKPAGEVTGVEARKEVPPHVLQELKDEEDLKVNFVGKDGKVNWREYVEYLDNRRYRGGKHHHHATEAVSGKEAMDEVTGRDDAVEPEDLEVDEEAMRARFEDWVKEYGRSYRSKKEKARRYEIFRKRQIDNDRRNKRNASKPNGARFGTSEFSDWTKEEWNSRMSGRCGAFDWEEYFAP, encoded by the exons ATGGCGGCCGGCCACCTGCAGGCGCGCCTGGCGCACTGCGGAGTGCGGAGCGGCAATGCGCGTGCGCAACGGGGCAGGCAGAGGCAGCGGTGCATGgtgccgacggtggcggcgggtggctCGCCGGCGCTCTTAGCGTTTACTCCAGAGCAGCAGCGTCCTCCTCCTGGCCTCGCTTGCCTGCTCGCG AatcgaggggaggcggcggccggcgtagGAACAGAGCAAGGCGGCGAAGGAAGAGGGAGCGATCGCGTGGATGTCTCTCCGCGCCCTAGGTTCCCTCCTCACCCGGAGGTTCGCGCCACGCGCACGCGGGGTCCCCAGCGCACAGGCGGAGTCCTCTCTTGGGATCGGCATCAAGAAGGCCCCTGCAGGGTCGGTGGCGGGGAGGCCAGCGCGCTCTCTCCACACACACCG AGGGATCTCGCCGCTCGTGATGGCGCCTATGGCGCTGCAGCCACGGCCGCGTTAGCCGGATTCGTCGCACTTCTGTATTTGAACAAAGACACAAAGAAGCCAG CCGGCGAGGTCACCGGCGTTGAGGCCAGGAAGGAGGTGCCTCCTCATGTCCTCCAGGAATTAAAGGATGAGGAAGATCTCAAGGTGAACTTCGTGGGCAAAGACGGCAAAGTCAACTGGCGTGAGTACGTCGAATACCTCGACAACCGGAGGTATCGTGGTGGGAAGCATCACCATCACGCCACAGAGGCGGTTTCTGGTAAGGAAGCCATGGatgaggtgactggaagggACGATGCTGTGGAGCCGGAGGACTTGGAGGTCGACGAGGAAGCCATGCGTGCCAGGTTTGAGGACTGGGTGAAGGAGTATGGCCGGTCATACAGGAGCAAGAAGGAGAAGGCTCGGCGATACGAGATCTTCAGGAAGAGGCAAATTGATAATGATAGGCGTAACAAGCGTAATGCCTCGAAACCGAATGGAGCCCGTTTTGGCACTAGCGAATTTTCAGACTGGACAAAGGAAGAGTGGAACAGCCGGATGAGCGGCCGTTGTGGTGCCTTTGACTGGGAGGAGTACTTTGCTCCCTGA